The Burkholderia pyrrocinia genome includes a region encoding these proteins:
- a CDS encoding DUF2341 domain-containing protein — protein sequence MKRVLFFLLAVMLGVLPGIANAWWQNDWSYRKAITIDASAKGANLAESAGRVPLLIRLHSGNFQFDGLADNGADIRFVAADDKTPLNYHVEQYDPVLGVALIWVDVPKMPAGAAESIWMYYGNKKAPDGGKPAETFDADYTLVYHFNGAAGAPPKDATAYGNNAQNASFRTVEDGIVGKGARFDGNGSLTLPASPSLNLAAGGSFTFSAWVKPSALAPNTLLYGRRDGANALLIGLDNGVPFAEVDGGVAPLRTPAAAPVAANQWTYLAVTADGKNLTVYVNGKQAAQVAATLPALNGAATIGADAAGAPAGLAAYAGALDELRLSKIARSPAALAVDALAQGSESKLVAYGADEKQSGFGFGYFGVIVQSVTVDAWVVIAILLGMAFVSWVVMWTKARYVGTVDKANQYFVQRFREVAGRHLVGLAHVDEASDDGRRLYQSSLYRLYKAGVHEIHSRMDGNGRTVITSESIEAIRASMDATLVRENQRLSKSMVLLTIAISGGPFLGLLGTVVGVMITFAAIAAAGDVNVNAIAPGIAAALLATVTGLFVAIPALFGYNYLLIRNKNVTANMQVFVDEFVTRLAEAHRTPDHAVLAD from the coding sequence GTGAAGCGAGTCTTGTTTTTCCTGTTGGCGGTGATGCTCGGCGTGCTGCCGGGCATCGCGAACGCATGGTGGCAGAACGACTGGTCGTACCGGAAGGCGATCACGATCGACGCGAGCGCGAAGGGCGCGAACCTCGCGGAATCGGCCGGCCGCGTGCCGCTGCTGATCCGTCTGCATTCCGGCAATTTCCAGTTCGACGGGCTGGCCGACAACGGCGCCGACATCCGCTTCGTCGCGGCCGACGACAAGACGCCGCTGAATTACCACGTCGAACAATACGATCCGGTGCTCGGCGTCGCGCTGATCTGGGTCGACGTTCCGAAAATGCCGGCCGGCGCCGCGGAGTCGATCTGGATGTATTACGGCAACAAGAAGGCCCCGGACGGCGGCAAGCCGGCCGAGACGTTCGATGCCGACTACACGCTCGTCTACCACTTCAACGGCGCCGCGGGCGCGCCGCCGAAGGATGCGACCGCGTACGGCAACAACGCGCAGAACGCATCGTTCCGCACGGTCGAGGACGGCATCGTCGGCAAGGGCGCGCGGTTCGACGGCAACGGGTCACTGACGCTGCCGGCGAGCCCGTCGCTGAACCTGGCCGCAGGCGGCAGCTTCACGTTCAGCGCGTGGGTGAAGCCGTCGGCGCTGGCGCCGAACACACTGCTGTACGGCCGCCGCGACGGCGCGAACGCGCTGCTGATCGGCCTCGACAACGGCGTGCCGTTCGCGGAAGTCGACGGCGGCGTTGCACCGCTGCGCACGCCCGCCGCGGCACCGGTCGCCGCGAACCAGTGGACCTATCTCGCCGTCACGGCCGACGGCAAGAACCTCACCGTCTACGTGAACGGCAAGCAGGCCGCGCAGGTCGCGGCGACGCTGCCCGCGCTGAACGGCGCGGCGACGATCGGCGCGGATGCGGCCGGCGCGCCGGCCGGCCTGGCTGCCTACGCGGGCGCGCTCGACGAACTGCGGTTGTCGAAGATCGCGCGCTCGCCGGCCGCGCTCGCCGTCGACGCGCTCGCGCAGGGTTCGGAATCGAAGCTCGTCGCGTACGGCGCCGACGAGAAGCAGTCGGGCTTCGGCTTCGGTTACTTCGGCGTGATCGTGCAGTCGGTGACGGTCGACGCGTGGGTCGTGATCGCGATCCTGCTCGGCATGGCGTTCGTGTCGTGGGTCGTGATGTGGACGAAGGCGCGCTACGTGGGCACCGTCGACAAGGCGAACCAGTATTTCGTGCAGCGCTTTCGCGAGGTGGCCGGGCGTCACCTGGTCGGGCTAGCGCATGTCGACGAAGCGAGCGACGACGGCCGCCGGCTGTACCAGTCGTCGCTGTACCGGCTGTACAAGGCCGGCGTGCATGAAATCCACAGCCGCATGGACGGCAACGGCCGCACGGTGATCACGTCCGAATCGATCGAGGCGATCCGCGCGTCGATGGACGCGACCCTCGTGCGCGAGAACCAGCGGCTGTCGAAATCGATGGTGCTGCTGACGATCGCGATTTCGGGCGGCCCGTTCCTCGGCCTGCTCGGCACGGTGGTCGGCGTGATGATCACGTTCGCGGCGATCGCCGCGGCCGGCGACGTGAACGTGAACGCGATCGCACCGGGTATCGCGGCCGCGCTGCTTGCGACGGTGACGGGCCTGTTCGTCGCGATTCCCGCGCTGTTCGGCTACAACTACCTGCTGATCCGCAACAAGAACGTGACCGCGAACATGCAGGTGTTCGTCGACGAATTCGTCACGCGACTCGCCGAAGCGCACCGCACGCCCGATCACGCGGTGCTGGCCGACTGA
- a CDS encoding TonB family protein — MEMTYNGGPPQKGPGRYVKPVAIALLLAGLAALIWHFAGDTAGVKRVSAPQVTTVIPLPPPPPPKQKPPPEKVKEEVKTPVDRPTIAPKPSEAPKPSDNQPKQMTMNAPAQAGTDSFNIGAGDGSGMIGSGGGGKFGNASYAQYMVYVLQRAIEQDKGVQEAGGARFTGSLNLWMDASGRITKVTVAQSTGDAKIDAAVVAAVEALGKVDEVPPPATSYPVLVKLQGRKPA, encoded by the coding sequence ATGGAAATGACCTACAACGGCGGCCCGCCGCAGAAAGGCCCCGGCCGCTACGTGAAGCCCGTTGCGATCGCGCTGTTGCTCGCAGGGCTGGCCGCGCTGATCTGGCATTTCGCGGGCGATACCGCGGGCGTGAAGCGCGTGAGCGCGCCGCAGGTGACGACGGTGATTCCGCTGCCGCCCCCGCCGCCGCCGAAACAGAAGCCGCCGCCCGAGAAGGTGAAGGAGGAGGTCAAGACGCCGGTCGACCGGCCGACGATCGCGCCGAAGCCGTCGGAGGCGCCGAAGCCGTCGGACAACCAGCCGAAGCAGATGACGATGAATGCGCCCGCGCAGGCCGGCACCGACAGCTTCAACATCGGCGCGGGCGACGGCTCGGGAATGATCGGCAGCGGCGGGGGCGGCAAGTTCGGCAATGCGAGCTACGCGCAATACATGGTGTACGTGCTGCAGCGCGCGATCGAGCAGGACAAGGGCGTGCAGGAGGCCGGCGGCGCGCGTTTCACGGGGAGCCTGAACCTGTGGATGGATGCGTCCGGGCGGATCACGAAGGTGACGGTCGCGCAGTCGACCGGCGACGCGAAGATCGACGCGGCCGTCGTCGCGGCGGTCGAGGCGCTCGGCAAGGTCGACGAGGTGCCGCCGCCGGCGACGTCGTACCCGGTGCTCGTCAAGCTCCAGGGCCGAAAGCCGGCATGA
- a CDS encoding Do family serine endopeptidase encodes MKAGKHTGRVVVVRAIAGALAFACACTTVRAAEQPAQAGTAPPTVALPNFAALVRRVGPAVVNISVTREVTQMGIQLPPGIAPDHPLAPFLARRVIGNREEVSLGSGFIVSADGVILTNRHVVGDAASVDVKLTDKRQFKGRVIGSDPVSDVAVIRIDARNLPVVATGDPARTEVGDWVMAIGSPYGFANTVTQGIVSAKSRSLPGERAIPFIQTDVPINPGNSGGPLFDLGGRVIAINSMIFSKTGGYQGLAFAIPIDIALDVKDQLLRTGRVTRGRLGVAVQEVSQALARSFGLASPDGALITIVEPDGPAAHAGLQAGDVVLAVDGKPIAESTDLLGTVAGMRAGRQADLLVWRAGRAMHVIATVGAFDSGTASAGGEQGPARFGLALRAATEQERQRLGVSQALVVEQVSGQAARAGLQPGDIVLSVNGTPVASIGALMTEIDAAHGNVALLVQRGGTRLYVPIEIG; translated from the coding sequence ATGAAAGCGGGCAAGCACACGGGCCGGGTGGTGGTGGTGCGTGCGATCGCGGGCGCGCTCGCGTTCGCCTGCGCGTGCACGACGGTACGGGCCGCCGAGCAGCCCGCGCAGGCGGGTACCGCACCGCCGACCGTGGCGCTGCCGAACTTTGCCGCGCTCGTCCGGCGCGTCGGCCCGGCCGTCGTCAACATCAGCGTCACGCGCGAAGTCACGCAGATGGGCATCCAGTTGCCGCCCGGCATCGCGCCCGATCATCCGCTCGCGCCGTTTCTCGCGCGGCGCGTGATCGGCAACCGCGAGGAAGTGAGTCTCGGCTCCGGCTTCATCGTCAGCGCGGACGGCGTGATCCTGACCAACCGGCACGTGGTCGGCGACGCGGCCAGCGTCGACGTGAAGCTGACCGACAAGCGGCAGTTCAAGGGGCGCGTGATCGGCAGCGATCCCGTGTCCGACGTCGCGGTGATCCGTATCGACGCGCGCAACCTGCCGGTCGTCGCGACCGGCGATCCCGCGCGTACGGAGGTCGGTGACTGGGTGATGGCGATCGGTTCGCCGTACGGGTTCGCGAACACGGTCACGCAGGGCATCGTCAGCGCGAAATCGCGATCGTTGCCTGGCGAGCGCGCGATTCCGTTCATCCAGACCGACGTGCCGATCAACCCCGGCAATTCGGGCGGCCCGCTGTTCGACCTCGGCGGCCGCGTGATCGCGATCAACTCGATGATCTTCTCGAAGACGGGCGGCTATCAGGGGCTCGCATTCGCGATTCCGATCGACATCGCGCTCGACGTGAAGGACCAGTTGCTGCGAACCGGCAGGGTTACGCGCGGGCGGCTCGGCGTGGCCGTGCAGGAAGTGAGCCAGGCGCTCGCGCGTTCGTTCGGCCTCGCGAGCCCGGACGGCGCGCTGATCACGATCGTCGAACCGGATGGCCCGGCCGCGCACGCGGGGCTGCAGGCGGGCGACGTCGTGCTCGCGGTCGATGGCAAGCCGATCGCCGAATCGACGGACCTGCTCGGCACAGTCGCGGGCATGCGTGCCGGGCGGCAGGCCGACCTGCTCGTGTGGCGCGCGGGACGGGCGATGCATGTGATCGCGACGGTGGGCGCATTCGACAGCGGCACGGCGTCGGCCGGCGGCGAGCAAGGGCCCGCGCGGTTCGGGCTGGCGCTGCGCGCGGCGACGGAGCAAGAACGCCAGCGGCTCGGCGTCAGCCAGGCGCTTGTCGTCGAGCAGGTGAGCGGCCAGGCCGCCCGCGCGGGTTTGCAGCCCGGCGATATCGTGCTGTCGGTCAATGGCACGCCGGTCGCGAGCATCGGCGCGCTGATGACCGAGATCGACGCCGCGCACGGCAACGTCGCGCTGCTCGTCCAGCGCGGCGGCACGCGGCTGTATGTGCCGATCGAGATCGGGTGA
- a CDS encoding YbaB/EbfC family DNA-binding protein, whose amino-acid sequence MKRMQEWGASGWLRAIVVASALAVGAAPAVAQTADVPQTWIRYGQLAGQQFQMWLEADGDAADRLHRYLETRVLNASADAPPPAIVVRAWIGANGAVTRVEFASLGDPDADATLRQLLTAGPLTEPPPPDMLQPLRVRLRLAPNPDAAAVVPASAARTP is encoded by the coding sequence ATGAAGCGAATGCAGGAGTGGGGCGCATCCGGATGGCTGCGGGCGATCGTCGTCGCATCGGCGTTGGCCGTGGGCGCCGCGCCGGCCGTCGCGCAGACGGCCGACGTGCCGCAGACGTGGATCCGTTACGGGCAGCTCGCCGGGCAGCAGTTCCAGATGTGGCTCGAAGCCGACGGCGACGCGGCCGACCGGCTGCACCGTTACCTCGAGACGCGCGTGCTGAACGCGAGCGCCGATGCGCCGCCGCCCGCGATCGTCGTGCGCGCGTGGATCGGCGCGAACGGCGCCGTCACGCGTGTCGAATTCGCGTCGCTGGGCGATCCGGACGCGGACGCGACGCTGCGGCAACTGCTCACGGCCGGCCCGCTGACGGAGCCGCCGCCGCCGGACATGCTGCAGCCGTTGCGCGTGCGCCTGCGTCTCGCGCCGAATCCTGACGCGGCCGCCGTCGTGCCGGCATCGGCGGCGCGCACGCCGTGA
- a CDS encoding peptidylprolyl isomerase gives MMTKMKMLAMVAGSLVLGVPLVAHAQDDVIANAAQASVTQADIAALLKTVSPEGRERLAADPATLDQVVRSTLAQKAVLAEAKSKGWDKQAPVQAAVEQAQRDIVVRSYLTSVNAPPADYPSDVEIQSAYDKNRAAFTAPRALHVAQIYIAVPPNADAATLDKARKHAADLANRARSGDFAALAKANSQDKASAANGGDLGFVPDPLMVPAVRQAADALKPGQVSAPIQTPAGFHVVKLIDVRAAAPRPLADVKEQLRAMLRAQRTQQNTQAYLAKLAANAPINEDALKKALASAR, from the coding sequence ATGATGACGAAGATGAAGATGCTGGCAATGGTGGCGGGCAGTCTCGTGCTGGGCGTGCCGCTCGTTGCGCACGCACAGGACGACGTGATCGCGAACGCCGCGCAGGCGTCGGTCACGCAGGCCGACATTGCGGCGCTGTTGAAGACGGTGAGCCCCGAAGGGCGCGAACGCCTCGCAGCCGACCCGGCGACGCTGGATCAGGTCGTACGTTCGACGCTCGCGCAGAAGGCTGTGCTGGCCGAGGCGAAATCGAAGGGCTGGGACAAGCAGGCCCCGGTGCAGGCGGCCGTCGAGCAGGCGCAGCGCGATATCGTCGTGCGCAGCTATCTGACGTCGGTGAATGCGCCGCCGGCCGATTATCCGTCGGACGTGGAGATCCAGTCCGCGTATGACAAGAACCGCGCCGCGTTCACCGCACCGCGCGCGCTGCACGTCGCGCAGATCTATATCGCGGTGCCGCCGAACGCGGATGCCGCGACGCTCGACAAGGCGCGCAAGCACGCGGCCGATCTCGCGAACCGCGCGCGCAGCGGCGATTTCGCGGCGCTGGCGAAGGCGAACTCGCAGGACAAGGCGAGCGCCGCGAACGGCGGCGATCTCGGTTTCGTGCCCGATCCGTTGATGGTGCCGGCCGTCCGGCAAGCGGCCGACGCGCTGAAGCCGGGCCAGGTCTCCGCGCCGATCCAGACGCCGGCCGGCTTTCACGTCGTGAAGCTGATCGACGTGCGCGCGGCCGCGCCGCGTCCGCTGGCCGACGTGAAGGAGCAACTGCGCGCGATGCTGCGCGCGCAGCGCACGCAGCAGAATACGCAGGCGTATCTCGCGAAGCTGGCCGCGAACGCGCCGATCAACGAAGACGCGCTGAAGAAAGCGCTCGCGTCTGCCCGGTAG
- a CDS encoding YbjN domain-containing protein has translation MQDKQPNAGDERAAHDAPIEAISADRLADVLRRAGYRVTAAEQNGTVQLMSASQGIGFAVRFGNPATALVPQGADAQAATLPYIDYTLSCVLQVQGELPAELVADWNRTKRFARLASHGPFLALEMDVVVAGGVSERYLRSTIELWDRLIQEFLLHLRNRPAMAEQEAARAAAGDQGGASAAAAAGQEATAQS, from the coding sequence ATGCAAGACAAGCAACCGAACGCCGGCGACGAACGCGCGGCACACGATGCGCCGATCGAAGCGATCAGCGCCGACCGCCTGGCCGACGTGCTGCGCCGCGCGGGCTACCGCGTGACGGCGGCCGAGCAGAACGGCACGGTGCAACTGATGAGCGCGAGCCAGGGCATCGGTTTCGCGGTGCGCTTCGGCAATCCGGCCACGGCGCTCGTGCCGCAGGGGGCCGATGCGCAGGCCGCCACGCTGCCGTACATCGACTACACGCTGTCCTGCGTGCTGCAGGTGCAGGGCGAATTGCCGGCCGAACTCGTCGCGGACTGGAACCGGACCAAGCGCTTCGCGCGTCTCGCGAGCCACGGGCCGTTTCTCGCGCTGGAGATGGATGTGGTCGTCGCGGGCGGTGTGTCGGAGCGCTACCTGCGCTCGACGATCGAGCTGTGGGATCGCCTGATCCAGGAATTCCTGCTGCACCTGCGCAACCGTCCCGCGATGGCCGAGCAGGAAGCGGCGCGTGCGGCGGCGGGCGATCAGGGCGGCGCATCGGCCGCTGCGGCGGCCGGGCAAGAGGCTACCGCGCAGTCATGA
- a CDS encoding ExbD/TolR family protein: MQVQDDDKPYDDINITPMLDLAYVLLIIFIIMTTASVQGIKVDLPKASSSASLAKPKTKAITVADSGQVFLDAYPVTMDELESRLRTEKATNPEFPIVLKGDAAVQYQKVMDVLDLLRRLDLSQVGLVTGKAK; the protein is encoded by the coding sequence ATGCAGGTTCAGGACGACGACAAGCCGTACGACGACATCAACATCACGCCGATGCTCGACCTCGCGTACGTGCTGCTGATCATCTTCATCATCATGACGACCGCGTCGGTGCAGGGCATCAAGGTCGATTTGCCGAAGGCGAGCTCGTCCGCGAGCCTCGCGAAGCCGAAGACCAAGGCGATCACGGTCGCCGATTCGGGGCAGGTCTTCCTCGATGCGTACCCGGTGACGATGGACGAGCTCGAGAGCCGGCTGCGTACCGAGAAGGCGACCAATCCGGAATTTCCGATCGTGCTGAAGGGCGATGCGGCCGTGCAGTACCAGAAGGTCATGGATGTGCTCGACCTGTTGCGCCGCCTCGACCTGTCGCAGGTCGGTCTCGTGACCGGCAAGGCGAAGTAG
- the tecA gene encoding type 6 secretion system effector deamidase TecA — translation MQLSQLGGHVAQSGFAERQKHAQALMYGMADINEYVSGGVCYDAAAYVRYLLRGDAMIAPSALLDTIGQHWRTRFNFETGDQWDGHASIPAGTAVGFSRGGNVFHAAIAVGGSRIRAVNGGRLGSGWMYAVDLARVLEADAAGGFTYDRANIRVHLSRL, via the coding sequence ATGCAACTGTCCCAGTTAGGCGGGCATGTCGCCCAATCCGGTTTCGCCGAACGGCAGAAACACGCGCAAGCGCTGATGTACGGGATGGCCGACATCAACGAGTATGTTTCCGGTGGCGTGTGCTACGACGCCGCGGCCTATGTCAGGTATCTGCTGCGCGGCGACGCGATGATCGCGCCCAGCGCGTTGCTCGACACGATCGGTCAGCACTGGCGGACGCGGTTCAACTTCGAGACCGGCGATCAGTGGGACGGCCACGCCAGCATTCCAGCGGGAACCGCGGTCGGTTTCTCCCGCGGCGGCAATGTCTTTCATGCCGCGATCGCGGTCGGCGGCAGCCGGATCCGGGCCGTGAACGGTGGCCGTCTGGGCAGCGGATGGATGTATGCGGTCGATCTTGCGCGGGTGCTTGAAGCGGATGCGGCCGGCGGTTTTACGTACGACCGCGCGAATATCCGAGTCCACCTGTCGCGCCTGTAG
- a CDS encoding putative porin, giving the protein MIRKMNGRGGVPRNGALPARLSRVGAAVLMLGLTCASVAQGQSLEAQAASGKAAPTESVVINLINLLVKRGVLTQQNANELISEARTEAVHARAARGSGAPVVAGGVVNPPTQPGDVAVPYVPQLVRDQIRDQVKQEVIAQAKAENWAQPNTFPDWVSRIKLDGDLRVRDEYHFYGSRNANNVTNFAAINQGGGFDINPNTNTTQLPTQNTTQNRNNLLRYRARLGVTATLSDDMIAGIQLASGNDNGPVSTTSTAGGGFAKKNIWLNKAFFAYRPTSWLNLTAGRFDNPFFKSDLVFADDLMMDGLAANLRHALPWNPDVTLFGTLGVFPIQYTSENFPSNSTDKAGSDTKWMFGAQFGADWKIDAKNRLRGAIAYYDFQNMRGTLSSPCALYLGATSCNTDNEAPAFMQGGNTLIALRNIVQNPNLAPGMTPQPQLFGLAYNYRLLDLKAQWDTVVADRFKLRLDGEFVRNLAYNDNKAFAAASLPVNNYESTSVNATRADYRSGPNGFLAKATVGEPEPREKGQWNFSIAYKYLQPDAVLDAFNDPDFHLGGTNARGYVIGAAYAVARDTWVSARYLSSKEVYGPPVSIDVLQIELNARF; this is encoded by the coding sequence ATGATTCGGAAGATGAACGGACGGGGTGGGGTGCCCCGCAACGGCGCGCTGCCCGCGCGCCTGTCGCGTGTTGGCGCGGCGGTGCTGATGCTGGGGTTGACGTGCGCGTCCGTCGCACAGGGTCAATCGCTCGAGGCGCAGGCGGCATCGGGGAAGGCCGCGCCGACGGAAAGCGTGGTGATCAACCTGATCAACCTGCTCGTCAAGCGCGGCGTGCTCACGCAGCAGAACGCGAACGAGCTGATCAGCGAGGCGCGCACGGAGGCCGTGCACGCGCGGGCCGCGCGCGGATCGGGCGCACCGGTCGTTGCGGGCGGCGTGGTCAACCCGCCGACGCAGCCGGGCGACGTCGCGGTGCCGTACGTGCCGCAGCTCGTGCGCGACCAGATCCGCGACCAGGTGAAGCAGGAAGTGATCGCGCAGGCGAAGGCCGAGAACTGGGCACAGCCGAACACGTTCCCCGACTGGGTGTCGCGCATCAAGCTCGACGGCGACCTGCGCGTGCGCGACGAATACCACTTCTACGGCAGTCGCAACGCGAACAACGTGACGAACTTCGCGGCGATCAACCAGGGCGGCGGGTTCGACATCAACCCGAACACCAACACGACGCAACTGCCGACGCAGAACACCACGCAGAACCGCAACAACCTGCTGCGCTACCGCGCGCGGCTCGGCGTGACGGCGACGCTGTCCGACGACATGATCGCCGGCATCCAGCTCGCGAGCGGCAACGACAACGGGCCCGTGTCGACCACGTCGACCGCCGGCGGCGGCTTCGCGAAGAAGAACATCTGGCTGAACAAGGCGTTCTTCGCGTACCGGCCGACGTCGTGGCTGAACCTGACGGCCGGCCGCTTCGACAATCCATTCTTCAAGTCGGACCTGGTGTTCGCCGACGACCTGATGATGGACGGGCTCGCCGCGAACCTGCGCCACGCGCTGCCGTGGAATCCGGACGTCACGCTGTTCGGCACGCTCGGCGTGTTTCCGATCCAGTACACGAGCGAGAACTTCCCGTCGAACAGCACCGACAAGGCCGGCAGCGACACGAAATGGATGTTCGGCGCGCAGTTCGGCGCGGACTGGAAGATCGATGCGAAGAACCGGCTGCGCGGCGCCATCGCGTACTACGACTTCCAGAACATGCGCGGCACGCTGTCGTCGCCGTGCGCGCTGTATCTTGGTGCGACGAGCTGCAACACCGACAACGAGGCGCCCGCGTTCATGCAGGGCGGCAACACGCTGATCGCGCTGCGCAACATCGTGCAGAACCCGAACCTCGCGCCGGGGATGACGCCGCAGCCGCAACTCTTCGGGCTCGCATACAACTACCGGCTGCTCGACCTGAAGGCGCAGTGGGACACGGTGGTGGCCGATCGCTTCAAGCTGCGTCTGGACGGCGAATTCGTGCGCAACCTCGCGTACAACGACAACAAGGCGTTCGCGGCGGCGTCGCTGCCGGTCAACAACTACGAATCGACGTCGGTGAACGCGACGCGCGCCGATTACCGCAGCGGCCCGAACGGCTTCCTCGCGAAGGCGACGGTCGGCGAGCCGGAGCCGCGCGAGAAGGGCCAGTGGAATTTCTCGATCGCGTACAAGTACCTGCAGCCGGACGCCGTGCTCGATGCGTTCAACGATCCCGACTTCCATCTCGGCGGCACCAACGCGCGCGGCTACGTGATCGGCGCCGCGTACGCGGTGGCACGCGACACCTGGGTGTCGGCCCGCTACCTGAGCTCGAAGGAAGTGTACGGGCCGCCGGTATCGATCGACGTGCTGCAGATCGAGCTCAATGCTCGCTTCTGA
- a CDS encoding ShlB/FhaC/HecB family hemolysin secretion/activation protein, which produces MPPRVDRKSRERWRLNCRCLAGAVLVGGLGLAPGVHAQEAAAAPAAKAAPSAPQTFDVNAFVVRGNTTLPTLEIEKAVYPFEGPGRTLADVNAARDALQKTYQERGYQSVVVELPQQQVKNGVILLQVTEAKVGRLRVDGAQYNSPQNIRDAVPALAEGQVPDFNQAQQQLTDLNRSADRQVIPVLKPGAMPQTVDVDLKVDDHSPLHGTLELNNDNSPGTSTLRTSASLSYSNLWQLGHVISGTYVIAPQHPNDARVYAFSYLAPIKDTRWSFLATVVHSDSNVASVGGTNVLGKGTTYGFTAIYALPATETYAHSVSVEIDRKHYDENVSLVGQTSTAPLTYVPVTFSYNGQLSLKNSQTSFSASLTTNIRGLGSDWGAWDNKRYNATPDFVYGKFDVNHTQRFANDMQANGHVSAQISNSPLVSSEQFAAGGMNSVRGYMQAEDTADSGVIASLELRSPSLSKWLGGAVGSRLNEWRFHAFFDAAHLWLLSPLPEQTSRFNLMSVGVGTRLQIMKYVSADFEAGWPLKAGVYTRQYSPRFDFYVRLGF; this is translated from the coding sequence CGGCACCATCGGCACCGCAGACGTTCGACGTGAATGCCTTCGTGGTGCGCGGCAACACGACGCTGCCGACGCTCGAGATCGAGAAGGCCGTCTATCCGTTCGAGGGGCCGGGCCGCACGCTCGCCGACGTGAACGCAGCACGCGATGCATTGCAGAAGACCTACCAGGAGCGCGGCTACCAGTCGGTCGTCGTCGAGTTGCCGCAGCAGCAGGTGAAGAACGGCGTGATCCTGCTGCAGGTGACCGAGGCGAAGGTCGGCCGGCTGCGCGTCGACGGCGCGCAATACAACTCGCCGCAGAACATCCGCGACGCGGTGCCTGCGCTCGCCGAGGGCCAGGTGCCCGATTTCAACCAGGCGCAGCAACAGCTCACCGACCTGAACCGCTCGGCGGACCGGCAGGTGATCCCGGTGCTGAAGCCCGGCGCGATGCCGCAGACGGTCGACGTCGACCTGAAGGTCGACGATCACAGCCCGCTGCACGGCACGCTCGAACTGAACAACGACAACAGCCCCGGCACGTCGACGCTGCGCACGAGCGCGAGCCTCAGTTACTCGAACCTTTGGCAGCTCGGCCACGTGATTTCCGGCACTTACGTGATCGCGCCGCAGCATCCGAACGATGCACGCGTCTATGCGTTCTCGTATCTCGCGCCGATCAAGGACACGCGCTGGAGTTTCCTCGCGACGGTCGTGCACTCGGACAGCAACGTCGCGTCGGTCGGCGGTACCAACGTGCTCGGCAAGGGCACCACCTACGGCTTCACCGCGATCTACGCGCTGCCCGCGACGGAGACGTATGCGCATTCGGTCAGCGTCGAGATCGACCGCAAGCATTACGACGAGAACGTGAGCCTGGTGGGCCAGACGTCCACCGCACCGCTGACCTACGTGCCGGTGACATTCTCGTACAACGGCCAGTTGAGCCTGAAGAACTCGCAGACGTCATTCTCCGCGTCGCTGACGACCAACATCCGCGGCCTCGGCAGCGACTGGGGCGCGTGGGACAACAAGCGCTACAACGCAACGCCCGATTTCGTGTACGGCAAGTTCGACGTCAATCACACGCAACGCTTCGCGAACGACATGCAGGCCAACGGGCACGTCAGCGCGCAGATCTCGAATTCGCCGCTGGTGTCGAGCGAACAGTTCGCGGCGGGCGGGATGAACAGCGTGCGCGGCTACATGCAGGCGGAAGACACGGCGGACAGCGGCGTGATCGCGTCGCTCGAGCTGCGCAGCCCGTCGCTGTCGAAGTGGCTGGGCGGTGCGGTGGGCAGCCGCCTGAACGAGTGGCGCTTCCATGCGTTCTTCGACGCGGCGCACCTGTGGCTGCTGAGCCCGCTGCCGGAGCAGACCTCGCGCTTCAACCTGATGAGCGTCGGCGTCGGCACGCGGCTGCAGATCATGAAGTATGTGAGCGCCGATTTCGAGGCCGGCTGGCCTTTGAAGGCAGGCGTCTATACGCGGCAGTACAGCCCGCGCTTCGATTTCTACGTACGGCTGGGGTTCTGA